GAACGCGCACTTCAGGGACGTGAAGAGAACCTGAGGAAAGTCGCTGCTCAAAAATCGCAGGCGCTCGCCCAGCAGGAACAAAGCCTGATTCTGCCTATCCGCCAGAAAATCGATGCCACGGTGGCCGCAATCGCCAAAAAGGAAGGCTACAGCATGATTTTCGACAAGAACGTGCGCGTGTATGGCGATGCCCAGTCGGACATCACCTACAAGGTGCTCGATCAGTTGAAGATCAAGTAACCCTCTTCTGAAAGTCCCTTGTATTCTCGACGGACAACGCTATTCTTTCTGGCTATACTGTTCAGTACCGTAACCGGTTGCGGCGCTCAAGTCGACGAGCGCCGCAGTGCGGATCCGGTTGTGTCCTCACAAGAGCAACCCGCCCAGGAGAGCTGGGACATCACCATTGTCATCTCCGATTCCGGTCACAGAAAAACACTCATCAAAGCCGGCCACGCGGCTGAGTACCACAAAGGTGACAAAAAGGAAATTCATGTCGATGGCGGAATCAGCATTCGGACTGTCAACCCGAACGGCTCGACGACCACCATCACGGCAGGACGCGGAATCGTGCACAATAATCAGGACATCGAAGCATTTGACGATGTCGTCATCCGTTCCGATGACGGGACGGTGCTGCGTACCGAATACATCACACGCTCCGCAAGCGACCACATGATCCGGACAGACAAATACGTAACCATCACCAGCCCCTCCCGAACCATCCGGGGCTATGGCTTTGAAAGCGACGACGCCATGAAACGGTACAGAATTTTCCACGCCAGCGGTGAGGCCTTATCACAATAATCATCATGACCATAGTTGCATCAGTATGAAAGTACACATGCTCAAATCGAAGATCCACAATGCCATTGTTACCAGTGGAGACCTCGAATACGAGGGCAGCATCACCATCGACAAGGAGTTGCTTGAAATTGCCGATATGATGGCCAATGAGAAGGTGCTTGTGGTCAACAACAATAATGGCGAGCGCTTCGAGACCTACATCATCGAAGGTACCCGTGGCTTGCGGGAAATCCAGTTGAACGGCGCTGCTGCGCGCTGCGCGCTGCCGGGAGACGAAATCATCATCATGGCTTTTGCGGAGATGGAGCCCGAGGAGGCACGCAACTGGCAACCGATGATCGTGATCGTTGACCGGATGAACAACCCGAAACGCCGTCACCGTGTCGGCAAAGACAATGAATATCTCGGCTGAGAATCATTTCAAATCCGGACAAATACCCCTTTTATGAGTTTGGCAATCGTCATCATGGCAGCCGGTAAAGGCACAAGAATGAAGTCCGACCTGCCCAAAGTGCTGCACCAGGCCAACGGTAGACCGGTCGTCGAGTATGTCATCGAAAAATCGCAAGCGCTCGAACCTGAAATGATCGTACTGATCACCGGTCACCAGTCGGAGAAGGTACGCCAAGCCACGAGCAAATTTGACGTTCGTTACGCCTTGCAGGAGCCGCAGCACGGCACCGGCCATGCGGTCATGCAGGCTGAACCATTGCTGAAGGAGTTTGACGGAGAGATCATCATTCTGTCGGGTGACGCCCCGCTCTTCACCACCGCCACGCTGAAAGAGCTAGTGGCGTTCCATCGCGCGAACAGGGCCGTCGCCACTGTGCTGACTGCCAAGATTGACGACCCGACCGGCTACGGACGAGTCATCCGGAGCGGCGACGGCGAGGAGGTGCTACGAATCGTCGAACAGAAAGATGCCAGCGACGAAGAGAAAGCGGTCAACGAAATCAATTCTGGCGTCTATGTCTTCAACGCTACCGAGCTGTTTGATGCGTTGCACAGCATCACCAATGAAAACGCTCAGCAGGAGTACTACCTGACCGACGTGTTCGGTATCTGCTTTGGCAAAGGCCTGAAAGTGTGCGCTTTCAAAGTTGCTGACCCCAACGAAATCCGCGGCATCAACACCCCCGAACAGCTCAGGGAAGCCGAAACGCTCCTGCTGAGCGGCAACTACGTGTAAAAGACGAAGAGGCCGGAAGTTGCTGACAAAACTTCCGGCCCCCTGATCACTGCATCCGCTCCAACCGTTTCTCAATAAAGAAACATCGGCTTGCCCATAACACTCCTCATCTTCGG
This portion of the Chlorobaculum parvum NCIB 8327 genome encodes:
- the lptC gene encoding LPS export ABC transporter periplasmic protein LptC; amino-acid sequence: MYSRRTTLFFLAILFSTVTGCGAQVDERRSADPVVSSQEQPAQESWDITIVISDSGHRKTLIKAGHAAEYHKGDKKEIHVDGGISIRTVNPNGSTTTITAGRGIVHNNQDIEAFDDVVIRSDDGTVLRTEYITRSASDHMIRTDKYVTITSPSRTIRGYGFESDDAMKRYRIFHASGEALSQ
- a CDS encoding sugar phosphate nucleotidyltransferase codes for the protein MSLAIVIMAAGKGTRMKSDLPKVLHQANGRPVVEYVIEKSQALEPEMIVLITGHQSEKVRQATSKFDVRYALQEPQHGTGHAVMQAEPLLKEFDGEIIILSGDAPLFTTATLKELVAFHRANRAVATVLTAKIDDPTGYGRVIRSGDGEEVLRIVEQKDASDEEKAVNEINSGVYVFNATELFDALHSITNENAQQEYYLTDVFGICFGKGLKVCAFKVADPNEIRGINTPEQLREAETLLLSGNYV
- the panD gene encoding aspartate 1-decarboxylase, which encodes MKVHMLKSKIHNAIVTSGDLEYEGSITIDKELLEIADMMANEKVLVVNNNNGERFETYIIEGTRGLREIQLNGAAARCALPGDEIIIMAFAEMEPEEARNWQPMIVIVDRMNNPKRRHRVGKDNEYLG